A DNA window from Hordeum vulgare subsp. vulgare chromosome 1H, MorexV3_pseudomolecules_assembly, whole genome shotgun sequence contains the following coding sequences:
- the LOC123401222 gene encoding proline-rich receptor-like protein kinase PERK1, which yields MYAPPPAPHAAVHPWQSGGATASDEPPPHAALTCGTVSYADLAAATDGFSDTKLLGQGGFGHVYRGTLGAGAAAREVAIKRLRVDSGQGDREFRAEVESIGRVHHRNLVSLVGYCIHGDQRLLVYEHVSNHTLESHLHHGGDEPTLLDWERRWRIALGAAKGLAYLHEDCHPKIIHRDIKAANILLDDNFEPKVADFGLAKIQHGDDTHVSTRVMGTFGYMAPEYTNTGKITDRSDVFSFGVVLLEIITGKRPVLSDEDDETLVSWARPLLTKALEGQLSDELIDARLEANYDAHGMRRLIACAAAAARHTARSRPRMSQIVRYLEGELPLEALNGGVEPGQSEAHDGTTTEQLMRMRRMAFLRRGADSDNTGATGFVSEATSEYGLRASSSSSGGDAAQSTSRAPGQDPGDAAGNNVGGAGRHSGELGAMSRRTRPGRGGLE from the exons ATGTACGCGCCACCACCAGCACCGCACGCCGCGGTCCACCCATGGCAGAGCGGCGGCGCCACGGCCTCCGACGAGCCTCCCCCGCACGCGGCGCTGACATGCGGCACGGTGTCTTATGCGGACCTGGCGGCGGCGACTGACGGGTTCTCGGACACCAAGCTGCTGGGACAAGGCGGGTTTGGGCACGTGTACCGCGGCACACTGGGCGCCGGCGCGGCGGCGCGGGAGGTGGCAATCAAGCGGCTTCGGGTCGATAGCGGGCAGGGCGACCGCGAGTTCCGCGCCGAGGTGGAGAGCATCGGCCGCGTACACCATCGCAACCTTGTCTCGCTGGTGGGATACTGCATCCATGGCGACCAGCGATTGCTAGTATACGAGCACGTCTCCAACCACACGCTCGAATCCCACCTGCACCACGGCGGCGACGAGCCGACATTGCTGGACTGGGAGCGCAGGTGGCGCATTGCGCTCGGGGCAGCCAAGGGTTTGGCCTACCTGCACGAGGATT GCCATCCTAAGATCATCCACCGCGATATCAAGGCGGCCAACATTCTTCTGGATGACAACTTTGAGCCCAAG GTTGCCGACTTTGGGCTGGCCAAGATCCAGCACGGAGACGACACCCATGTCTCTACGCGCGTCATGGGGACGTTCGG GTACATGGCACCGGAGTACACCAACACGGGGAAAATAACTGACCGGTCCGACGTCTTCTCTTTCGGCGTCGTGCTTCTGGAGATCATCACCGGGAAGCGGCCGGTCCTgtccgacgaggacgacgagacTTTGGTCTCCTGG GCACGGCCTCTGCTGACAAAAGCTTTGGAGGGGCAACTCTCCGACGAGCTCATCGACGCAAGGCTGGAAGCCAACTACGACGCCCACGGCATGCGGCGGCTCATcgcctgcgccgccgccgccgcgcgccaCACGGCCCGCTCCCGCCCTCGAATGAGCCAG ATCGTCCGGTACCTGGAGGGCGAGCTGCCGCTGGAGGCCCTGAACGGCGGCGTGGAGCCGGGGCAGAGCGAGGCGCACGACGGTACCACCACGGAGCAGCTGATGCGGATGAGGAGGATGGCGTTCCTGCGGCGGGGCGCCGACAGCGACAACACGGGCGCCACCGGCTTCGTCAGCGAGGCCACGAGCGAGTACGGGCTGCGCGCGTCCAGCTCGAGCAGCGGCGGCGACGCCGCGCAGAGCACCAGCCGCGCGCCCGGGCAGGACCCCGGGGACGCCGCCGGGAACAATGTGGGCGGGGCTGGCCGGCACTCAGGCGAGCTCGGCGCCATGAGCCGGCGCACGCGCCCGGGCCGCGGCGGCCTGGAGTGA